In Camelus dromedarius isolate mCamDro1 chromosome 16, mCamDro1.pat, whole genome shotgun sequence, the genomic stretch ATTGTCACCAATTTGGGTTCATGCCAGAATGCAAAATTGTTTGAACATTAGAAAATCAGTAAGTGTAACATGCTACAATAACaacataagaagaaaaatcatgatTATCAGACAGAACTATTTGCTAGATTTCAACAGCCCTTTGACCCTGGAGGCCTTTGCAGACCTCAAGAATTAACCACAGAGACCATGACTATGCTGGGTCTCTTCCCCCGCTGAAACTGGATATGGAACAGAGGCTGGGAACAGCAGCTATGAAGTCCCAGCCCCAAACTTCAGAAAGGGCAGGAAAGCATTGGCAGGAATTGGGGTCTCTGGGTCCATGGAAGAGGGTCCCTTTGATCCATGGACTGAAACTGGGACCATCACCTTCATCTCCTTGGGCAAGACTCAGGCACTGACTGTGCCGAGGAAAAAATAATGTGCCACAAAGGGCTTGATCTCATCCTAGAGGAGGCCCTGGGAGCCATGAGAGCATCTAAGGGAAGCCCTGTCCCTCCCCATCCCAAGTGGCCAGTGGGGGTTCTATGAGACCTCAGGACTCACCCACTCCATGTGACAGTTCCCTCTGCATGACAGTCAAGTCACTAAAGAGGGACCCCAGGGACCAGGACAGAGCAGGCCCTGAGGAGACAcatccacacatacacatactcttACCTGGGTCAACAGTCACTTCAACTTGGACCCCCAGGTCAGTTCCAGCTCTCTCAATCCCACACCAGTAAGTGTCTGCATCATTCAGCCTGAGCTTCTCCATGGTCACAGTGAACGAGCGATTTTTCTGATTGTCCTTGATGGACACACGGTCCTTCTTCACCTCCTGCTCTGATCCAGTGGTTTTAACAACGAACTTGCAGCTGTCCCAGTCAGCTCCTCGACACCACCACTTCACATAGAGCTCCCACCCAGGGCCGTATTGACACTGCACAGTCAACGAGTCCCGCTCCAGGCCACTCACTGCTTTTGGACCCGTGATGGCAGCTGAACCTGGAAAACACAAATCCATGCACCTGTCACCTTCCACCTAAGGGCAGGGTCACAGC encodes the following:
- the LOC105104962 gene encoding CMRF35-like molecule 5 isoform X2, translated to MGGRTTWLLPALLLLFHPGSAAITGPKAVSGLERDSLTVQCQYGPGWELYVKWWCRGADWDSCKFVVKTTGSEQEVKKDRVSIKDNQKNRSFTVTMEKLRLNDADTYWCGIERAGTDLGVQVEVTVDPVTGACYPALYLLLSCDLGWRTALPPDHCHHPPPAFPIQL
- the LOC105104962 gene encoding CMRF35-like molecule 5 isoform X1 is translated as MGGRTTWLLPALLLLFHPGSAAITGPKAVSGLERDSLTVQCQYGPGWELYVKWWCRGADWDSCKFVVKTTGSEQEVKKDRVSIKDNQKNRSFTVTMEKLRLNDADTYWCGIERAGTDLGVQVEVTVDPVTTHCHYGPGWENYVKWWCRDTDQNNCIILVQATGSKQGENTNSVYINQSKRMLTMTMSDEKNGL